DNA sequence from the Salmo trutta unplaced genomic scaffold, fSalTru1.1, whole genome shotgun sequence genome:
aacatctcacagcaagacctggcaaatctggtgcagtccatgaggaggagatgcactgcagtacttaacgcagctggtggccacacgagatactgactgttacttttgattttgatccccccttcgttcagggacatattattccatttctgttagtcacatgtctgtggaacttgttcagtttatgtctcagttgttgaatcttatgttcatacaaatatttacacgttaactttgctgaaaataaacgcagttgacagtgagaggacgtttctttttttgctgcgtTTTACAATGTCTTCATAGAACTACAATTTCCTCATAGAACTACAATTTcctcatagaattagaatgtacTCATAGAACTAGAATGTACTCATAGAACTAGAATGTACTCATAGAACTAGAATGTACTCATAGAACTAGAATGTACTCATAGAACTTGAATGTACTCATAGAACTAGAATGTACTCATAGAACTTGAATGTCCTCAGATAATTCAAATGTCATCATAGAACTACAATGTCCTCATAGAATTTGAATGTCTTTATACAATTACAATGTCTTAATAGAACTAAAATGTTTTCATAGATCTAAAATGCCCTCCTAGAATTAGAACACAACATTATCAGATTATATGGTGCTAAGAATGGTTCTACTGTATGGTTCTATGTGTTCTCCCACAGACCCAGTCAACGGTGCAGAGGTTGTAGTCCAATCAGGGTCTGTGGAGTTCTACGAAGGGAAGCCACTGTCCCTACGTTGTAACATCACCAAAGGGAACCACGTCTCCTACCAGTGGCTGGTGGATGGGaagcccctccccctgtctcctttACCCAATCAGACACAGGAACTCTTCATCTACAGGTACTGTATTGTGGATGGTCTGTTATTACTGGgctgtatggtctgtctgtcttgtgtttgTCTTTCAGAGGTTCACTTTTGCACACCTGAAGATGAACTGATATATTTATTGACAAATACACCATTCTAGTCACATAGATCTTCGTCAATGTTTTATTATTTAGCTTCTTGAAAATATGTGAAAACTCACTAGAAATATTGTTGACAATAGCTGTATTTGTATGCACTACTACAGGATGGTGCCCCAGGACAGTGGGGAGTACATCTGTGTTGCTACCAACCAACTCAACTTTACCAAGGTCTACTACTCCAGGAGCACTGCCAAGGTCAtcaaggtcagaggtcaggggtaaTTTGTATCACATAATTATGGAGTaaggtgaagttgcccctagatgctgatcttgagtcagttttgcattttccacactaatggttaaggttaggcttgggggaggggaagctgatcctaaatctgtacctaggggatactcatagagatagatagagggctCTAgtgccccaaaacattttttaggATGGGCAGCAACATAGAGGAATTTCACCATTTTGAattagtcaactgggtgggacttcctatgggttaaggaaggatcacataattccatccgggtcatcaggagggatcagccaatgaattatgctcatgagcaaacattccataactgcagctGACAGTATatcaccaaccttggctttatacctgttcaaacaacacactccaggtggcaggATGTACCCTTTCAGCTTGTTTACCAAGTCATaggagtagtagaagaagaaaatggactacttcaaaatggagatgccctcaatggtgctgcctGTGCTTTCACAGATGtcataatgggacagatacaaaAAAGAGTCCTCTATTATTCTTTATggcagtggttctcaacctttttggttactgtaccaccaactgaattttgctctgcccgtagtacccctcatgtgcattttaccagcaGGCCTGCGGTCTCATCAGTCTTGCCAAGTACCCCCAGAGGTCCtagtacctgtcacgtcctgaccagtaaaggggttatttgttattgtagtttggtcaggaagtggcagggggtgtttgtttagagtgttccggggtttttggtctatgttctaggttagtgtttttctatgttcagtctagtttttctacttctatgtttagggtttgttgattgaccttcaattggaggcagctgttcctcgttgcctctgattgaaggtccaaTGTATAGGGGCgtttgtgctatgggggtttgtgggtagttagctCCTGTTTtatgtctgtgcacctgacaggactgtttagtgtcggtcgttgttttgtttttccttcttttaaatgAATAAAGAAGATgggtatacacgttcccgctgcaccttggtccaatccttatgaTGCCCGTTacagtacccctggttgggatcCACTGTTCTATGGGGGAACTTCACCCCGGAGCTAGAATCAGGGTGGCATGCGCgggccaactggcaagtgtcctcactgacattttcaacctctccctgacctagtctgtaatacctacagtgtacatgtttcaagcagaccaccatagtccctgtgtccaagaaagcgaaggtaaccttcttaaatgactaccgccccgtagcactcatgttggtagccatgaagtgctttgaaaggctggtcatggctcacatcaacaccatcatcctggaaaccctagacccactccaatttgcataccccccaacagatccacagatgtcgCAATCTCCATCGCACCCAACACTGTGCTTTCCCACCTCGACAACgttgagacagcttatagggaggaggtcagagacctggccgtgtggtaccaggacaacaacctctccctcaacatgagcaagacaaaggagatgatcgtggactacaggaaaagaaggaccgagcacaccctcattcacatcgacagggctgtagtggagcgggttgagagtttcaagttcctttctGTCCACAtcactatgcatagtcactttacccctgccTATATGgtcaaatgacctcgactaacctttaCCCCTGcaacccctgcacattgactctataccggtaccacctgtatatggccttgttattgttattttattgtgttacttttgcttttattttttactttagtttatttagtaaatattttattaactctattttctcacaactgcattgttggttaaggacttgtcagtaagtatttcactgtaaggtgttgtacacctgttgtattcagcgcatgtgacaaatatcattttatttgattttatttgatggGGTTAAACAACCCCCCTCCTGTAATTCTCACAGAAACCACTTGATGTTACCAACATTTTTTAACACTTTCCCCGGATATCGCTAGTCTTTCCCTGGATATCACTAGTCTTTCCCTGGATACAGCTAGTCTTTCCCTGGATATCACTAGTCTTTCCCTGGATATCACTAGTCTTTCCCTGGATACAGCTAGTCTTTCCCTGGATATCACTAGTCTTTCCCTGGATATCACTAGTCTTTCCCTGGATACAGCTAGTCTTTCCCTGGATGTCGCTAGTCTTTCCCTGGATATCAGTAGTCTTTCCCTGGATACAGCTAGTCTTTCCCTGGATATCGCTAGTCTTTCCCTGGATATCGCTAGTCTTTCCCTGGATATCGCTAGTCTTTCCCTGGATATCGCTAGTCTTTCCCTGGATATTGCTAGTCTTTCCCTGGATATCGCTAGTCTTTCCCTGGATATCGCTAGTCTTgctcaaataaaaatgtaatctatCTAACCACAACTGTTTAAGTCAATCCACTAAACAATTTTCAGGTAATATTTTCCTCATTTAGcaaaaattatttatttaatctaaTGAATTAGATCTATAAACATTCTATATAcacactgagcgtacaaaacaataggaacacctgttctttccattaaATTTTCCTGTGTGGCTCAGCTAGTAGAGcttggcgcttgcaacgccagggttgtggatttgaTTTCCAGGGGTGACCAGTACAGAAAAGTAACCACTCACTAcggtaagttgctctggataagagcctctgttaAACCACAAAACATGtaaacatagactgaccaggtgaatccaggtgaaatataTGATCCCTTAtcaatgtcacctgttaaatccacttacatcagtgtagacgaaggggaggaaacaggttaaacaCCCCCTTTCTAAAGTTTCTGTTTTTATTGAAGAACACAGACGCAAAAAAATCTGCCCTCGTATTTCCCTTCAGAATGTGTTTGCCTAAGTatagcgacaggtagcctagtggttagagtgttgggccagtaaccggaaggtcgctggtttgaatctctGAACCGACTAGGtcaaaaatctgtctgtgcccttgagcaaggcacttaaccgtaATTGCTCCtgttagttgctctggataagaatgtctggtAAAATGATAGCCAGTATGCACATGTCTAAGTCTTACCACACGGTGCTTTTTTCTTTTAGAAAAGAGACATTTGCATGAAGGGGGTTGTTTTCCTCCAAGTTGCCCTATCTCTCCTGTCTAGGGCAGGAGTTTTCCCTGGTCAGGTCCTGCAGTCAGGAAAACCCCACCCTGCGTATTTCTCAAAGCTCCTGACAGCTAAAATGGattctgtcatgtctgtcacatatttgtattttttaaattatttttggtgAAGTCAGTGTAAGTATTTAATCAAACCCTGTATTCAGATGATATCTTGTTCAAAACtgtctccatccatcctctcctctctttcagagCTTGTGTCTGAACTGGACCTCCTCTTCCTGGTACTGAAGGAAAGAGACGGGACCTACTTTGCCCTCGTCACGTGTCAATCACTCAAGGGGACTCCGCCCATCACCTTCTCCCTCTACAGCAGGTCAGAGTTCATCAGCACGGAGACGGTTGACGAGCGATTCGCCACGTTCTCTATTCCAGTGGTTCTAGATCTCCACATGGGCTTTCTACAGTGTCAGGCGGAGAACGGAGACCGGGTGGTGTACGGTCAGTGGACGGCCATGcacgtccgtccgtccgtccgtctgttcGACAGTCTGTTTCAAGAAAAGGATTTGACCTATAGTTCTGTTCTCAGCACTCAAGACCCACTAGACTAATCAATTCTCATACATTGAAACTCATCATTTcatgtttgcatcccaaatggcatccttttTCCCTACAGAGTGAAAATGTttttgctctggtcaaaagtagtgcactatgtggggaatagggtgccatttgttccGCTGAGTATATCTACCCCCCCAGTTTCAGTAGGTGGAGCTGTGACGATGCACTACAACACCGACGTGGGAGAAAACTTCTCCATTGTGGGCCTGAGCTTCTACTGTTCCGTGGAGAGGGGAACCTTTCCACAGTACCGCTGGTTCCTCAATGGAACTGTTCTAGAAGGCCGTGGAGACTTCTACTGGGTGGAGAACCAGCCGGAGCGATCAATTTTGTTGTTATCTGTGGGGAGGAGCAGTGCCGGAACGTACCATTGTGATGTGTCCAACAGCTTTGATGGCACTATGGTGATCAGCAGTGAGGAGAGGTACATCGATAAAGAAGGTTTGGTCTGAGATgagtcttttctttttttcttaaatatatttttattggatagagagagatagcTGAAAGAGCAGTGGGCCAGATTAAAACCCATGCTGGCAGTGGTACATTGAGGCCAGATTCAAACCCATGCTGGCAGCGGTACATTGAGGCCGGATTCAAACCCATGCTGGCAGCGGTACATTGAGGCCAGATTCAAACCCATGCTGGCAGCGGTACATTGAGGGCAGATTCAAACCCATGCTGGCAGCGGTACATTGAGGCCGGATTCAAACCCATGCTGGCAGCGGTACATTGAGGCCAGATTCAAACCCATGCTGGCAGCGGTACATTGAGGCCAGATTCAAACCCATGCTGGCAGCGGTACATTGAGGCCAGATTCAAACCCATGCTGGCAGCGGTACATTGAGGCCAGATTCAAACCCATGCTGGCAGCGGTACATTGAGGCCAGATTCAAACCCATGCTGGCAGCGGTACATTGAGGCCGGATTCAAACCCATGCTGGCAGTGGTACATTGAGGCCAGATTCAAACCCATGCTGGCAGCGGTACATTGAGGCCAGATTCAAACCCATGCTGGCAGCGGTACATTGAGGCCAGATTCAAACCCATGCTGGCAGCGGTACACTGTACAAATGCTCCAGACACAGAGGCTTAGACCACTGGACCATCCCAAGCATGAGAGTCTTTGCTTGACTGgaattgagagtgtgtgtgtgtgtgtgtgtgtgtgtgaattttaCAGACACATGGCTCTACATAAGGTCAAGGGGTTGTATGTAGTTCAATCAAAGCCTGTATTCAGATGTTTgaagttgtttttgtttgtttacctcttcttcttcctctgccAGTGTTGAACCACCTCCCTACCGTGGTGGTGGCTGTTGTGTTCGGCTGTTTCCTCTTCCTGGTTACCTTGGTGACCACCTGTTGTTTCATTGGTCTGCTGTACCGTGAGTGTACActgttttctttttcttctctATCTCGtctctcacacctctctctctcttttcagtttgtctctctcactcctctctctcttttcagtttgtctctctgtttctcacatttctctctcttttcagtttgtctctctctctcactgctctctctctttcagtttgtctctctgtctcgctttctcctctctccctttgcAGTTGGTGTCTGttatttctctctcactcctgtctttctctctcttttcagtttGTGTCTCTCACGCTCCTATCTTTTCagattatctctgtctctctctcttttcagtttGTGTCTCTcacgctcctctctctcttttcagtttctctgtctctttctcttttcagtttgtgtctctgtctctcacactcttctctcttttcagtttctctgtctctctcgctcctctctttctccacttctctctctctctctctctctctctctgtaccactCCTTAATTAAAATTACTTTTACGTGTCACAAATGAATATCTTAaaaacctctatgggctaggacctactcaacagccagtggaatcccgtggcgcgatattcaaataccttagaaatgctattactttaatttctcaaacatatgactattttacaccattttaaagacaagactctcgttaatctaaccacactgtccgatttcaaaaaggctttacaacgaaagcaacacattagattatgtcagcagagtacccagccagaaataatcagacacccatttttcaagctagcatataatgtcacaaaaaccacagctaaatgcagcactaacctttgatgatcttcatcagatgacactcctaggacattatgttatacaatacatgcatgttttgttcaatcaagttcatatttatatcaaaaaccagctttttacattagcatgtgactagcattcccaccgaacacttccgtgaatttactaaattactcacgataaacgttc
Encoded proteins:
- the LOC115184170 gene encoding Fc receptor-like protein 3 isoform X1; this translates as MSASSVKNKLPVKWGFLDKEEGEKMTTLRTTVVVLLGASVLGASVQGASVPGASVPGASVPGASVPGASVPGASVLGASVLGRLLLYGPSTALQKTVEEFQCEVLHYPKEVSILYQLFREGDRSKTLGFYSALSGEMANFPLFITASCEGYMVCVASVQNNTVIQPTVSERHHLRVVDPVNGAEVVVQSGSVEFYEGKPLSLRCNITKGNHVSYQWLVDGKPLPLSPLPNQTQELFIYRMVPQDSGEYICVATNQLNFTKVYYSRSTAKVIKVRELVSELDLLFLVLKERDGTYFALVTCQSLKGTPPITFSLYSRSEFISTETVDERFATFSIPVVLDLHMGFLQCQAENGDRVVYGQWTAMHVRPSVRLFDSLFQEKDLTYSSVLSTQDPLD
- the LOC115184170 gene encoding uncharacterized protein LOC115184170 isoform X2, with translation MSASSVKNKLPVKWGFLDKEEGEKMTTLRTTVVVLLGASVLGASVQGASVPGASVPGASVPGASVPGASVPGASVLGASVLGRLLLYGPSTALQKTVEEFQCEVLHYPKEVSILYQLFREGDRSKTLGFYSALSGEMANFPLFITASCEGYMVCVASVQNNTVIQPTVSERHHLRVVDPVNGAEVVVQSGSVEFYEGKPLSLRCNITKGNHVSYQWLVDGKPLPLSPLPNQTQELFIYRMVPQDSGEYICVATNQLNFTKVYYSRSTAKVIKVRELVSELDLLFLVLKERDGTYFALVTCQSLKGTPPITFSLYSSFSRWSCDDALQHRRGRKLLHCGPELLLFRGEGNLSTVPLVPQWNCSRRPWRLLLGGEPAGAINFVVICGEEQCRNVPL